The following proteins are co-located in the Malus sylvestris chromosome 13, drMalSylv7.2, whole genome shotgun sequence genome:
- the LOC126597698 gene encoding cation/H(+) antiporter 19-like — protein sequence MAPPPPLVAPMKATSNGSFQGENPLDFALPLLILQIVLVVVFTRTLAFLLRPLRQPRVIAEVIGGILLGPSALGRSQKFLHTVFPAKAMTVLDTVANIGLLFFLFLVGLELDIRAIRRTGKKSLGIAVAGITLPFVLGVFTSFALRATVSKGVSQGPFLVFIGVALSITAFPVLARILAELKLLTTDVGRIAMSAAAVNDVAAWILLALAIALTGTNTSPLVSVWVLLSGACFVGFCIFALRPLLVMMARRSPDGEPVKELYICITLSLVLAASFVTDVIGIHALFGAFVVGIIVPKDGPFAGVLIEKIEDLVSGLFLPLYFVSSGLKTNVATISGGQSWALLLLVIFTASFGKIVGTVSLSMACKVPFREALALGFLMNTKGLVELIVLNIGKDRKVLNDQTFAIFVLMALFTTFITTPLVVAIYKPARRGAPYKHRSVFRKNPDTELRMLACFHSTRNIPTMINLIESSRGTRKRGRLTVYAMHLMELSERSSAISMVHKARHNGLPFWNKKTDENNKDQMVIAFEAYEQLSSVKVRPMTAISSLNDIHEDICASAHQKNTAVILLPFHKHQRLDGTMESLGNALRSVNERVLKHAPCSVGILVDRGLGGTAQVSASDVSYNIVVAFFGGRDDREALAYGMRLAEHPGIVMTLIRFVAPEGKTLRFGAKLVGITSDKNMKILEEDDCGGDEKENDESLLAEFMNVRKNSGNKEGGGEPSMLYEEKVVDSKAEICVVLKSMAKNVNLFIVGRMPPTAPLVNSSSDCAELGPVGSFLASSDFSSTASVMVLQQYNPTASQPLVVEEADCEAPDTPIA from the exons ATGGCTCCGCCGCCACCGCTGGTTGCCCCCATGAAGGCAACATCCAATGGATCGTTTCAAGGCGAAAATCCCCTGGATTTTGCTCTTCCCTTACTCATTCTCCAGATTGTCTTGGTCGTTGTTTTCACAAGAACACTTGCATTCCTTCTTAGACCTCTCCGGCAACCTCGAGTCATAGCCGAAGTCATT GGAGGGATATTGCTTGGACCGTCGGCATTGGGGAGAAGCCAGAAGTTTCTACACACTGTTTTCCCGGCAAAAGCCATGACCGTTCTGGACACCGTGGCAAACATCGGActcctcttcttcttgttcCTCGTCGGCCTTGAACTCGACATCCGCGCCATTCGACGCACCGGCAAGAAATCCCTAGGCATCGCCGTCGCTGGAATCACCCTCCCTTTCGTCCTTGGCGTCTTTACCTCCTTCGCCCTCCGCGCCACTGTCTCCAAAGGCGTCAGCCAAGGCCCCTTCCTCGTCTTCATCGGCGTCGCCCTCTCCATCACAGCCTTCCCCGTCCTCGCCCGCATCCTCGCCGAGCTGAAGCTCCTCACCACCGACGTCGGCCGCATTGCCATGTCGGCCGCCGCTGTGAACGACGTCGCCGCCTGGATCCTCCTCGCCCTCGCTATCGCCCTCACCGGCACAAACACCTCCCCTCTCGTCTCCGTGTGGGTCCTACTCTCCGGGGCCTGCTTCGTCGGCTTCTGCATCTTCGCCCTAAGACCGCTCCTCGTCATGATGGCGAGGCGGTCACCCGACGGCGAGCCGGTGAAGGAGCTCTACATTTGCATCACGTTGTCCCTCGTCCTGGCGGCGAGCTTCGTGACGGACGTGATTGGGATCCACGCACTGTTTGGCGCGTTCGTGGTGGGGATAATAGTGCCGAAGGACGGCCCGTTCGCCGGGGTGCTGATAGAGAAGATAGAGGATCTGGTGTCGGGGCTTTTCTTGCCGCTGTATTTCGTGTCGAGCGGGCTGAAGACCAACGTGGCGACCATCAGCGGCGGGCAGTCGTGGGCGCTGCTGCTGCTGGTTATATTCACCGCGTCTTTCGGGAAGATTGTGGGGACGGTGAGTTTGTCGATGGCGTGTAAGGTGCCGTTCAGGGAGGCGTTGGCGCTTGGGTTTCTGATGAACACCAAGGGGTTGGTGGAGCTCATCGTCCTCAACATTGGCAAGGATAGAAAG GTGCTGAACGACCAAACCTTCGCCATATTCGTCCTAATGGCATTATTCACCACCTTCATCACCACCCCACTAGTGGTGGCCATCTACAAGCCAGCCCGCCGAGGCGCCCCCTACAAGCACCGCAGCGTCTTCCGCAAGAACCCCGACACGGAGCTCCGAATGCTTGCCTGCTTCCACAGCACCCGCAACATCCCCACCATGATCAACCTCATCGAGTCCTCCAGGGGGACCCGCAAGCGCGGCCGCCTTACCGTCTACGCCATGCACCTCATGGAGCTTTCGGAGCGCTCCTCCGCCATCTCCATGGTCCACAAAGCCCGCCACAACGGCCTCCCCTTCTGGAACAAAAAAACCGACGAAAACAACAAGGACCAAATGGTCATTGCATTCGAGGCCTACGAGCAGCTCAGCTCCGTCAAGGTCCGCCCCATGACCGCCATCTCCTCCCTCAACGACATTCACGAGGACATCTGCGCCAGCGCCCACCAAAAGAACACAGCCGTGATTTTACTCCCGTTTCACAAACACCAGAGGCTCGACGGCACCATGGAGTCTTTAGGAAACGCACTTCGTTCGGTCAACGAGCGGGTGCTCAAACACGCTCCCTGTTCGGTTGGGATTTTGGTGGACAGGGGTCTTGGCGGGACAGCCCAGGTCTCGGCCAGCGATGTGTCGTATAATATTGTGGTGGCGTTTTTCGGAGGGCGGGACGACAGGGAGGCGTTGGCTTACGGAATGAGGCTGGCGGAGCATCCGGGGATTGTGATGACGTTGATTCGGTTTGTGGCCCCAGAAGGGAAGACGTTGAGATTTGGCGCGAAATTGGTCGGGATAACTTCCGACAAGAATATGAAGATTTTGGAAGAGGATGACTGCGGAGGCGACGAGAAGGAGAACGACGAGTCGCTTTTGGCGGAGTTTATGAATGTGAGGAAGAATAGTGGGAACAAGGAGGGCGGCGGGGAGCCGTCGATGTTGTACGAGGAGAAGGTGGTGGATAGCAAGGCGGAGATTTGTGTCGTGTTGAAATCGATGGCTAAAAATGTCAATTTGTTTATTGTGGGGAGAATGCCTCCGACGGCGCCATTGGTGAACAGTTCGAGTGACTGCGCGGAGTTGGGGCCGGTGGGGAGCTTCTTGGCGTCGTCGGACTTTTCGTCCACGGCATCGGTTATGGTGCTTCAACAGTACAATCCCACGGCGTCACAGCCGCTTGTGGTGGAGGAAGCTGATTGTGAGGCGCCGGATACACCAATAGCTTGA
- the LOC126595682 gene encoding cullin-1-like, whose product MEGRRPVINWGEGWNYIQERITKLIRVITEGLPENHIDAEECMAAYTMIYNMCVQKPPYEYSPNLYEKYRETFEEYLTSMVLPVLRERPDEFLLHEFVKRWENHKVIVRWLSHLFIYLDRYYIERRSLPGLKEVALSCFRDLVYLQVHARVTAAVIGFIHREREGAQIDRALLKNVMDTLVEIKVEGVKTAYEVNFEAHMLRETGVYYSHKASSWIMEDSYSDYMLKAEECVRRERERVSHYLHPSSENKVVEIVKHCLLVVYATQLIEKKLFSESVSSASLAADYVEELSRKFIASVTLAQ is encoded by the coding sequence ATGGAAGGCAGAAGACCAGTTATTAATTGGGGCGAAGGATGGAACTACATCCAGGAGAGGATTACGAAACTAATTAGGGTAATTACAGAAGGGTTACCGGAGAATCATATTGATGCAGAAGAATGCATGGCTGCTTACACCATGATCTATAACATGTGTGTTCAGAAACCTCCTTATGAATATTCTCCTAATCTTTACGAAAAATATCGGGAGACATTCGAGGAATACCTTACTTCAATGGTGCTGCCAGTTCTAAGAGAGAGGCCAGATGAGTTTTTGCTGCATGAGTTTGTCAAACGTTGGGAAAACCACAAAGTCATCGTTAGGTGGCTGTCGCACTTGTTTATCTATCTTGATCGTTACTACATTGAGCGGAGATCACTTCCTGGGCTGAAAGAAGTTGCACTTAGCTGTTTCCGCGACTTGGTTTACCTCCAGGTGCATGCGCGCGTGACAGCAGCTGTAATAGGTTTTATTCATAGAGAACGTGAGGGAGCGCAAATTGACAGAGCGCTGCTGAAGAATGTGATGGATACATTGGTTGAAATCAAGGTGGAGGGAGTGAAGACTGCTTATGAAGTGAACTTTGAAGCACACATGCTGAGAGAAACCGGTGTATACTATTCGCATAAAGCATCGAGTTGGATCATGGAGGATTCTTATAGCGATTACATGTTGAAGGCGGAGGAATGCGTGagaagggagagggagagggtttCGCATTACCTGCATCCAAGTAGTGAAAATAAGGTGGTGGAGATTGTGAAACATTGCTTGCTGGTGGTTTATGCAACTCAACTGATTGAAAAGAAGCTTTTTTCTGAATCTGTATCTAGTGCTTCGCTTGCAGCTGATTATGTCGAGGAGCTTTCAAGGAAATTTATTGCTAGTGTAACACTGGCACAGTGA
- the LOC126595683 gene encoding uncharacterized protein LOC126595683: MLVPVDDILFHKGAHKHRVRPTPKPKSQEEVLKIVASKKAEAKAIGCAVAIVTGEERRLLPSFPTINPIFPPTMESTDQEGGPSTSRKRKYKEKVGSIHWKNLKVTMQPSSFRYVNNYLAGRRSTVDELGEPLDENESDRDRMMRLSSYVMTEYGDRLREVERYKAKFKKNKQLMNDAKKTSKTLADAIRLKDQNFESLKRRNGKNVRLEK, encoded by the exons ATGTTAGTTCCCGTAGACGATATTTTGTTTCACAAGGGAGCTCATAAGCACCGGGTAAGGCCAACCCCTAAACCTAAGTCGCAAGAGGAGGTCCTCAAGATTGTTGCCTCAAAGAAGGCTGAAGCGAAGGCCATCGGGTGTGCTGTTGCCATAGTTACAGGGGAGGAGAGACGACTGTTGCCTTCTTTTCCTACCATCAATCCCATATTTCCTCCAACCATGGAGTCTACTGACCAAGAAGGTGGCCCTAGCACTAGCCGTAAGAGAAAGTACAAGGAAAAGGTTGGCAGCATTCATTGGAAGAACTTGAAGGTTACCATGCAGCCAAGTAGTTTTAGGTATGTCAATAATTACCTGGCAGGACGTCGATCCACTGTTGATGAGCTTGGTGAGCCACTAGATGAGAATGAATCAGATCGTGATCGGATGATGAGGTTATCTTCTTAT GTCATGACCGAGTACGGTGACAGATTACGAGAGGTCGAGCGGTACAAAGCAAAGTTTAAAAAGAATAAGCAGCTTATGAATGACGCCAAAAAAACGAGCAAAACTTTGGCTGATGCCATACGCCTTAAGGATCAAAACtttgagagtttgaagaggCGGAATGGTAAGAACGTAAGGCTCGAGAAATAA